Genomic segment of Salvia hispanica cultivar TCC Black 2014 unplaced genomic scaffold, UniMelb_Shisp_WGS_1.0 HiC_scaffold_709, whole genome shotgun sequence:
GCAATTTTCTTGTTTCGTATCCAACAAAAGGGTGAGAGTGTTGTGATCAATGTGATGTGGAGACTGATTATTTCACCTGGCAcgatttcttgaatttgttgtCTTTTGAAAAGAGCCCTGAATTTCCGGgcattcattttctttctcttcatGCCAACTACTTCCAGGTCAAGCTCAGGCTGCTCAGCTTTTTCAGATTCCATAGTCACCTGAATCACGggtttctctttctttctcttcaaCTTTGATAAAGGTTCTTCAGCAGATTCTTTGGAAACAGAACCGGGTGACAGTTCTTTCTTACCCCTATCAGACCTCCTCAGAGAATTTGGTGTATTACTCTTCCCTAGTCTTTCTGATGT
This window contains:
- the LOC125199880 gene encoding uncharacterized protein LOC125199880 codes for the protein MVSDSKSRDELDGHGSRQKVNMVKDTLVQSPGKLGRASNARQTAESPHGIRKSKRLEKEMTPSPPMKRTSERLGKSNTPNSLRRSDRGKKELSPGSVSKESAEEPLSKLKRKKEKPVIQVTMESEKAEQPELDLEVVGMKRKKMNARKFRALFKRQQIQEIVPGEII